The Nostoc sp. PCC 7524 nucleotide sequence ATTCCAGATGATCAAGTACCTCTACAAACCACAAATCCTAGTGAGGCTATTCCCGAAAAAGTATCAAATTATTTCATTGTTAAGAAAAAACAAATACATTGTATTTGTGCAATAATCAGAATTCGTCAGTGATTGTTCCCCATCTGGAACAACTTTTTAGATGCTGAAAAGTTAAAATTTTGTTACAAAGCACTAAAAGCCGATGGGGAAACCGATGTTGTGTCATAACGACACGGTAAAATACATAAGCCTTATTTAACTACAGGGAATCTTATATGGCTCTCCGTCTTGGTGATACAGTACCCAACTTTACACAAGCGTCTACACATGGCGACATAGATTTTTACACATGGGCTGGTGATAGCTGGGTAGTGCTGTTTTCTCACCCTGCTGACTATACACCAGTTTGTACAACTGAATTAGGTACAGTTGCCAAACTCAAACCAGAATTTGACAAGCGTAACGTCAAAGCGATCGCTCTCAGTGTTGATGATGTAGAATCTCATAATGGCTGGGTAGGCGACATCGAAGAAACTCAAAGCACTACTCTCAACTACCCCATTTTGGCAGACGCAGATCGTAAAGTTTCCGACCTTTACGACATGATTCACCCCAACGCTAACGCAGCTGTAACAGTGCGTTCCGTATTTGTCATTGATCCCAACAAAAAACTACGTCTTTCTTTCACCTACCCCCCCAGCACCGGACGTAACTTTGATGAACTGTTGCGGGTAATTGATTCACTGCAACTTACCGATAACTACAGCGTAGCCACCC carries:
- a CDS encoding peroxiredoxin, which codes for MALRLGDTVPNFTQASTHGDIDFYTWAGDSWVVLFSHPADYTPVCTTELGTVAKLKPEFDKRNVKAIALSVDDVESHNGWVGDIEETQSTTLNYPILADADRKVSDLYDMIHPNANAAVTVRSVFVIDPNKKLRLSFTYPPSTGRNFDELLRVIDSLQLTDNYSVATPADWKDGEDCVIVPSLKDPEVLKEKFPKGYKEIKPYLRMTPQPNK